The following are from one region of the Capsicum annuum cultivar UCD-10X-F1 chromosome 1, UCD10Xv1.1, whole genome shotgun sequence genome:
- the LOC107852396 gene encoding sugar carrier protein C-like, which produces MAGGGGLGPTNGKAYPGKLTTKVLITCIVAAMGGLIFGYDIGISGGVTSMPPFLKKFFPDVYAKTTHSVSTNQYCKFNSPTLTLFTSSLYLAALVASWSASRITRLMGRKLSMLFGGGLFLIGGFINGFAKNVAMLIIGRLLLGLGIGFANQSVPVYLSEMAPYKYRGALNIVFQLSITIGIFAANLLNYFFAKIEGGWGWRLSLGGAIVPALIFIVGSLFLPDTPNSLIERGKEDEAKSRLLKIRGIDNVDAEFNDLVEASNRSKQVVSPWKNLLKDRQYRPQLIFAIAIPAFQQLTGMNVIMFYAPVLFKTIGFGDTASLMSAVITGIVNFIATFVSLLTVDRVGRRVLFLEGGIQMLICQIIIAISIGLKFGISGNPGTLPIWYAAFVVVFICIYVAGFAWSWGPLGWLVPSEIFPLEVRPAGQSLNVMVNMIFTFFIAEIFTAMLCAFKFGLFLFFAFFVAAMTVFMYFYLPETKGIPIDDMTKIWCQHWYWKRYVTTNQIDDDIQKSPQHKGQV; this is translated from the exons atggctGGAGGAGGTGGATTAGGGCCAACAAATGGCAAGGCATATCCTGGAAAACTCACAACTAAAGTGTTAATTACTTGTATTGTTGCTGCTATGGGTGGTTTAATCTTTGGTTATGACATTGGAATTTCAG GGGGTGTGACATCAATGCCACCATTCTTGAAGAAGTTTTTCCCAGATGTGTATGCAAAGACTACACACAGTGTGTCAACAAATCAGTACTGCAAATTCAACAGTCCAACATTGACATTGTTTACATCATCTCTATATTTGGCTGCACTTGTTGCTTCATGGTCTGCTTCAAGAATAACTAGACTTATGGGAAGAAAATTGTCTATGCTATTTGGTGGAGGTCTTTTCTTAATTGGTGGTTTTATCAATGGATTTGCCAAAAATGTTGCTATGCTCATTATTGGTAGACTGCTTCTTGGTCTTGGTATTGGTTTTGCCAATCAG TCTGTGCCAGTGTACCTATCGGAAATGGCGCCATACAAGTACCGTGGTGCGCTAAACATAGTGTTTCAACTCTCCATCACAATTGGAATCTTTGCAGCAAACCTACTCAATTATTTTTTCGCGAAAATAGAAGGCGGATGGGGTTGGCGTTTGAGTCTAGGAGGAGCAATTGTACCGGCATTGATATTCATAGTTGGTTCGCTTTTTCTCCCCGACACACCAAATTCTCTAATTGAACGCGGCAAAGAGGACGAGGCTAAATCAAGGCTGTTGAAAATAAGGGGAATTGACAATGTTGATGCTGAGTTTAATGATTTGGTTGAAGCAAGTAATAGGTCAAAACAAGTTGTAAGTCCTTGGAAAAATTTGTTGAAAGATAGGCAGTATAGGCCACAGTTGATATTTGCTATAGCTATTCCTGCCTTTCAACAGTTGACTGGGATGAATGTAATTATGTTTTATGCACCTGTTTTGTTCAAGACAATTGGTTTTGGTGACACTGCTTCACTCATGTCTGCTGTGATTACTGGTATTGTCAACTTTATTGCTACTTTTGTGTCACTTCTTACTGTTGATAGAGTTGGAAGGAGAGTTCTCTTTCTTGAAGGTGGCATACAAATGCTTATTTGTCAG ATTATTATCGCGATTTCGATTGGACTAAAGTTTGGAATAAGTGGCAATCCAGGTACATTGCCAATATGGTATGCAgcatttgttgtggtgttcatctgcATATACGTGGCCGGTTTCGCGTGGTCGTGGGGCCCACTAGGGTGGTTAGTCCCTAGTGAGATTTTCCCCTTGGAGGTTCGACCGGCTGGTCAATCCTTGAACGTGATGGTCAACATGATTTTCACCTTCTTCATTGCCGAGATCTTCACTGCAATGTTATGTGCCTTTAAGTTTGGACTCTTCTTGTTTTTCGCATTTTTCGTGGCGGCCATGACAGTGTTCATGTACTTCTACCTCCCAGAGACTAAAGGGATTCCAATTGATGATATGACAAAGATTTGGTGTCAACATTGGTATTGGAAAAGATATGTTACTACTAATCAAATAGATGATGATATTCAAAAATCACCACAACATAAGGGGCAAGTTTAA
- the LOC107852382 gene encoding protein DETOXIFICATION 49-like encodes MLSRLIDQKEKSNIPREKNHLTVAISEAKCIANIAFPMIFTGLILYSRSIISMIFLGHLGELSLAGGSLAIGFANITGYSILSGLAMGMEPICGQAFGAKRFKVLGLTLQRTILLLLLTSIPISILWLYMQKLLIFCGQNHEIASMAQNYILFSLPDLFAQSLLHPLRIYLRSQSITLPLTFCAIFAIILHIPINYFLIKVLNLGIKGVALSGVWTNFNLVGSLIVYIIFSKIYEKTWGGFSLDCFRGWKSLVNLAIPSCISVCLEWWWYEIMILLCGLLINPQSTVASMGILIQTTALIYIFPSSLSFGVSTRVGNELGANRPNRAKLAAIIGLCTSFILGISALFFATMVRNIWAKMFTRDQEIMKLTATILPIIGLCELGNCPQTTGCGVLRGTARPKLGANINLGCFYIIGMPIAIWLGFFMGYDFKGLWFGLLGAQGSCAVTMMLIILVKTNWEDQARRAKELTEIINGDYDNQDENTEDYLESLDYQKLQNSDV; translated from the coding sequence ATGTTGAGTCGATTGATAGACCAAAAGGAAAAGAGCAATATACCAAGGGAAAAAAATCATCTAACAGTTGCAATTTCAGAAGCAAAATGCATAGCCAATATTGCATTTCCAATGATATTTACAGGCCTAATTCTTTATTCACGTTCAATTATTTCCATGATTTTTCTTGGTCATTTAGGTGAACTTTCTTTAGCTGGTGGTTCACTTGCAATTGGATTTGCAAATATAACTGGTTATTCGATTCTTTCAGGATTAGCCATGGGAATGGAACCAATTTGTGGACAAGCTTTTGGTGCTAAAAGATTCAAGGTTTTAGGCCTTACATTACAAAGAACAATTCTTTTGCTACTTTTAACTTCAATTCCCATTTCAATTTTGTGGCTATATATGcaaaaactcttgatattttgTGGCCAAAATCATGAAATTGCATCCATGGCACAAAATTACATTCTTTTTTCACTCCCTGACCTTTTTGCTCAATCACTTTTGCACCCACTAAGGATTTATCTTCGTTCACAATCCATCACATTGCCTTTAACTTTTTGTGCTATTTTTGCAATTATTCTTCATATCCCAATCAATTATTTCTTAATCAAAGTTCTTAATCTTGGGATTAAAGGTGTTGCCTTAAGTGGGGTTTGGACAAATTTCAATCTTGTTGGTTCATTAATTGTTTATATCATATTTTCTAAGATTTACGAGAAAACTTGGGGTGGATTTTCTTTAGATTGTTTTAGGGGATGGAAATCACTTGTTAATTTAGCAATTCCAAGTTGTATTAGTGTGTGTTTAGAGTGGTGGTggtatgaaattatgattttattatgtgGACTTTTGATTAATCCACAATCAACAGTTGCATCAATGGGGATATTAATTCAAACAACAGCTTTGATATACATTTTCCCATCATCATTAAGCTTTGGCGTATCAACAAGAGTTGGAAATGAATTAGGTGCTAATCGCCCTAATCGCGCTAAATTAGCAGCGATAATTGGGCTATGTACAAGTTTTATTTTGGGAATCTCAGCATTATTTTTCGCTACTATGGTCAGGAATATCTGGGCAAAAATGTTCACTCGGGATCAAGAAATTATGAAATTAACCGCGACGATTTTACCTATTATAGGACTATGTGAACTTGGAAATTGTCCACAGACAACAGGTTGTGGTGTGTTAAGAGGAACAGCTAGGCCAAAATTAGGTGCTAATATTAATTTAGGatgtttttatattattggaaTGCCTATTGCAATTTGGTTAGGATTTTTTATGGGATATGATTTTAAAGGATTATGGTTTGGATTATTAGGTGCACAAGGTTCATGTGCTGTGACTATGATGTTAATTATATTGGTTAAGACTAATTGGGAAGATCAAGCAAGAAGAGCTAAAGAACTTACTGAAATTATCAATGGTGATTATGATAATCAAGATGAAAATACAGAGGATTATTTGGAATCATTGGATTATCAGAAGCTACAGAATTCAGATGTTTga